The stretch of DNA AAGCTAGCGGCGTACGCAACACCCTGGGCATGGTTCCCGGCTGAGGCGGCGACCACTCCCTCCACACTGCCCTTCTCCAGCGCCCTGCCCAGCTTGAAAAGAGGTCCTCTCACCTTGAAGCTCCCGGTCTTCTGGAGGTTCTCGAGCTTCAGGTAAACCTCAGCCCCAGTTATCCTCGAGAGGGTGGTGCTCTTGTCTAGGGGTGTTACGTGGGCACCCCTGGCTACGTAGCCTCTGGCCTCAGAGCTGAGTCTAAATATCTCGTCCGCCAGCCTGAGAGCCTCTACTTCCTCCGACAAGTGTACAGCACCGCTTCAACCTCGAGAGGGGCGCCGAGGGGAAGAGCCGCGACCCCCACTACAGCTCTAGCTGGATACGGCCTGTTAAAATATTCCCTATAGACCTCGTTAAACTCGGAGAACCTGCTAATGTCGGTTATGTATACCGTTACCTTGACGATATCGTCCATACTATACCCGGCCCCCTCAACTATAGCCTTGAGATTGTCGAGAGCCCTCTTTGCGGACTCTTTAAAACCGCCCTCTTCTAGAGCACCGGTCTCCGGGTTTATCGGTATCTGGCCGGAGACAAACATGAAACAGCCCGACTCGACAGCCTGGCTGTATGGTCCCACAGGCTTTGGAGCCGTCTCCACAAATACCTCTCTCTTAACCTCGCCCGACAACCCCCAGGACCCTAGTGTTGATAATAGATACAAAGCATTTTTAAATAAAGGCCATTAGATATATGGAGGTATTGAAAATGCTCCACTGATTAACTCTTAAGTTAACCCCCACAGTATTCTTTCAAAATACGATATTACGTTTAACGATCATGCATTGAATTGATCCTGACAGTTTAGCTCGAGACCAGGTTGTCCTTTTCTGCCGCGGCTTCCGGCTCGAAGGGATTCGTGTAAAGCTTATTGTGCCCTTCCCTCTACTAAAGAACGTTTAGGATAAGGTGTTGGTGCAGGGTTTCGAGGAGGATCTGGCGTTTCTAGGGTGGATAGCGTTGACTCTCGGCTCAAACCCACTAGTCCCCTATGTGCCTACGAGGCCCGAGCTCATACCAAAGATCCTCGAGCTCCTTGATCTGAAGGAGGACGATGTCTTCTACGACCTAGGCTGTGGTGATGGCAGGGTCGTCATAGAGGCTGTTAAGAAGACAAGGGTGAAAAAGGCTGTCTGCGTCGAGACTAGGGACGACCTGGTGAAGGAGGCTAGGAAGAAGGCTGAGGAGGAGGGTGTCTCGGATAGGATTGAGTTCATTAATAACGACTTTTTCAAGACCCCTCTGAAGGATGCTACGGCGGTTTACATGTATCTCCTCACCAGCGTCAACGAGAGCCTCAAGCCGAAGCTTGCGCGCGAGCTACGGGATGGAACGAGGATCGTTACACTAGACTTCCCCATACCCGGGTGGAAGCCGGTTAAGGTTGAGACCGCCACTACGGGGTGGCAGAGGAGCCTATACCTCTATGTTAAGGGTGTCTCCGACAGGGCATAGAGACGTTCCATTCCTAGCGCTTTTAACCTCGAAGCTATACAGTCTCCCCTATTAGGGTGTATAGCTTGGTCGACAGAGTCAAGACAGGCATTCCCGGGATGGATGATATCTTGTACGGGGGGATACCCCGTAGGAACGTTGTGCTGCTGAGCGGAGGACCTGGCACCGGGAAGTCTATATTCTCGTACCAGTACCTCTGGAACGGGCTTAGGGAGGGAGAGCCCGGCGTCTTCGTCGCCCTGGAGGAGCACCCGGTCCAGGTCAGGATTAACATGGCGCAGTTCGGATGGGATGTTAGGGAGTATGAGAGGCAGGGCCTCTTCGCCGTTGTCGACGCGTTCACAAGCGGGATAGGAGAGGCTGCTAAGAAGGAGAGGTATGTTGTTACCGACCCCGAGGACGTTGGGCTTCTTATAGATGTCCTGAAGGAGGCTATAAGGGATGTCGGGGCCAAGAGGGTTGCTGTGGACAGCGTCTCAACACTCTACCTCGCTAAACCGGTTCTGGCTAGGAGAACTGTGATGCTCCTGAAGCGGGTGTTGTCCGGTCTAGGCACTACTAGCATACTGGTGAGCCAGGTCTCCGTGACGGAGAGGGGTTTCGGGGGGCCTGGTGTCGAGCACGCTGCCGACGGCATAATCAGGCTCGACCTCGACGAGGTTGACGGGGAGCTTGTGAGAAGCCTTATTATTTGGAAGATGAGGGGGACGAAGCACAGCATGAGGCGCCACCCCTTCGAGATCACTGATAAAGGGATAATAGTTTATCCCGACAAGGTCGTGAGGATCGGCCGCCGGGTATCTATAGAGTAGATGCCGGGAGTGCCCTATAGGGTGGACTCCGTCTTGGCAGGGAATTCTGGCCACACTATCGACACTCTGCTCCTCACCTTCGACGACGTAGCCATACTACCCGGTCTGAGCACAGTGGAGCCTCACGACGTGGAGCTCTCCAGCAGGGTGAGTAGGAGCATATTCGTGAGCACACCCCTCGTCTCCAGCCCTATGGATACCGTGACGGAGTGGAGAATGGCCGCCGCCCTTGCGAGGCTTGGAGCCGTGGGGGTAATACACAGGAACATGCCGCGGGAGGAGCAGGCAAGGCATGTAAGCATGGTTAAGAGCGTTTCTCCATCGCCTTGGAGCGAGGTGCCCAGGATTAGGCTGCCAGACGGGCTGGAGAACTACTCCCTGATCCTGGAGGAGCTTGACGCTGGAGCAGCCGTAGTTTTCGGCGACGACGGTATAAAGGGGTATCTAGTACTCGAAAGGCCCGACGCCCAGCTGTGGCTAGAGAAGGCGAGGTATCTCAGCCTCTACCTGACGAGGATTAGGCCCTTCCCCACGATAGATGGTGAGGGAAGGCTCGTGGTGGGAGCCGCTGTCAGCCCCTTCGACCTTGACAGGGCGAGGCTTCTTGAAAAGAGTGGCGCGGACTTTCTAGTCATCGATGTGGCCCACCTCCACAACAGAAACGCTCTCTCAAGCCTTTCCAGGCTCGTGAAGGAGGTGTCCATCGATGTCGTCGCCGGGAATCTAGGCACCAGGGAAGGGGTTCTGGACACTCTAGCCAGGGCCGAGGAGGTGGCTGGCCTGAGGATGGGTATATCCAGCGGCAGTATATGCAGCACAGGCGAGGTTGCTGGCGCTGCAGTACCTACCCTGACTGCGGTTATGAACGCGGTCTTAGCCCTAGAGGAACTGGGCCTCGCCGGGAGGATACCCATAATCGCTGACGGGGGGGTGAGGAATGCTGGCGACGCCGCGAAGGCGATAATAGCGGGGGCCTCTGCCGTCATGGGGGGCAGGCTCTTCGCGGGAGCCGACGAGAGCCCGGGCCCCAGGATAAGGGTTGGCGACAAGCTTTACAAGCCCTACCGCGGCATGGCGAGTAGAGGGGCTATGGAGAGGAGGTTCGCCGTAGACCGTTACTCGAGGCAGGCAAAGGCGGTTGAGGAGGGTGTGGAGGGGCTAGTGCCTTACACAGGCCCAGTTGTCAAGACGCTCTACGAGCTGGCGGAGGGGCTGAAGGCGGCGCTCGGCTATGCAGGTGCCCAGGACGTGACCTCGGCCTGGAAGGCCAAGCTAGCCAGGGTCACGCCGACGGGCTCCAGGGAGATTAGGCCTCACGACATACTCCTAGGGTGACGAGGCGAGGGGTGGCTCTAGTGGCTCGAAGGCTCCCCTCATCCCCTGGTAGGGTCTATGCGGTTAAGATCGATGAGGGCGAGGACGTCCACAGCGTCCTATCCAGCCTGGCGGAGGCTGAGGACCTGGGCTTCGCTATGGTAACAGGTATTGGGGGTATGGCGGAGGCGACTGTCGCCTTCTACAGCCCTCCCGAGGCTACGTACTATACTGTAGACGTTAAACCTCCCGAGGGGAGGGTGATTGAGGTTGCAGCCATGACCGGGAACATAGTCAAGACATCGCAGGGGTACAGCGTTCACATCCACGTGGCCCTAGGCGTCTCCCCGGGGAAGAGCATATCCGGCCATCTCGTTAAAGGTGTCGTCAAGCCTTTCATGGAGGTTTTCGTTGTAGAGCTTGTTTCTGGACAGGGCACCCCAGGCACAAGCGTGTTCGACCATAGAGAGGGGTTCAAAGCCTCGTACAAGAGGCTCGAGTAGACACTACTATCCAGTGCTGCGCTGGCTCCTCCAACTCCACGCGGCAGCCCTTACTATATCACCCTCGTCCAGCGAAGCCAGAGGCTTCCACCCCGAGTGGACTACTGCGACCCTCGTGGCCGCGTCGACCATAGCGGCCACAACCTCTGACAGGGCCCCCTCGCAGTGGGTGAAAACGTCTATAGGCTCGGCGGCATCTCCGGCTCGAGCACCCTCAACTGCGGCCTTAAGGGCTGACAAAGGCTCCAGGAAGCCCCACGGGCTCTCAACACCCACTAGAGCTATAGCCCTCCCGAAGGAGGCCATGGCCTCTAGACCAGCCTCAACAGGCTCGTCGGGAGACACGCGGGGGTGGAGACCTTCCGCCGCCTCTGAGACCGGTGTAAGAAGCTCCCCAGGCTCTATAGCCTGGAGAACATCCCAACTTGTGAACACGCCGGTAACACCACCTAAGTCCACTAGTAGAGTGGATAGGCCGGTCCTGACCATCAGCTCCGCCGCCTCTCCCACAGGAGTATCCCCCCCTACTACTGGGGGCCTAGCCTTGGCTACTAATGAGAGGGGAGTGTCCCACAGCCCAGCCCCGAGCCTCTCGAAAAGAGACGGTATGTCACCCGGCTCTACAACCCCTGTGACCGCCACCCCCCTCCCTACTAGTATCCTGTGTTTATGCAGCACAAGCAAGGCGGACACTGCATCTCCCAGGCTTGTGGAGGGCTCGAAGGTTATGGCGGGGGCAGATGCGTAGAGAGAAACCTTATCATTGAGGCCCAAAGCCCTAAATACACCCCAGCTTTATACTGGCTTCCCCCAGGCTAATTTACCTAAGCCCTCCAAACCAGGGACCAAATACTTGGGAGGAGGCCCGTGGGGAGTGTAGTCTATGTTGAGGGCGGCTCAAGGCTTCACGCTGGGTTCCACATTGTTGATCCGCAGCGTGGAGTGTGGGGTGGAGCCGGCTTTTACGTGGAGGAGCCGAGGGTCAGGGTTGAGGCGTGGGACTGCGGTGAGGCCAGGTGGGAGGTTGACAGTGACATAGCCACCCTGCTAGAGAGGGCTGGACTCGCGTGGGGCTGCCTTAAGATAGCTAGCAGGCCTCCCAGGCACATGGGTCTAGGGTCTACTACACAGCTCTCACTCGCCGCCTCAATGGCGCTCTTAGCACTGAAGGGGCTCCGCCCATCTATCCCAAGTCTCGCGGCCAGGCTGGGGAGGGGCCGCTTCTCGGCGGTGGGCACACTCCTAGCCGTCCACGGCGGCTTTGTCCTGGATTCAGGGAGCGTGTCAACTCCTCCCATATCCGCCGTGAGGGTGCCGGAGGATTGGAGGTTCGTCCTGGTTATCCCCCAGCTGGAACCGGGGTTCGAGGAGGGGCGGGCGGAGGATTTGGCCCTGAAGACTGCGGGCTTGAGGGCTGCTAGGGGGGGTGACTTGAGGTCTCGGGGGGCTCTCCTCCTGGCGGTCGGCATTGCTAGGGGGGACCTTGACATTGCTCTAGAGGGCCTCTCATCTATGCAGGCAGGGACGGGGCTATTGTTCCAGGAGGTTCAGGGGGCTGTCTTTAGGCGGGACCTCATGAATATTGTTGACGAGGCCTCTAGGAACGGGGTCAAACTCGCCCAGTCCAGCTGGGGGCCCACTCTCTATACTATATCGCATGAGTCGACAGCGGATTCCGACGCCCGCATGCTAAGGGCTATACTCCGTTCCCATGGTATTAGGGGGGAGGTACTCGTGACGAGACCCAGGAACAAGGGTCTAACCCTTGAGGTGGGGATGGATGGTGGTTGACGCTGGCCTAGTGTTGGCGGCCGGCTTCTCAAGGAGGTTCAGAGGCCTCCTGGGGGTCCATAAGGTTGCAGCCGGTGTGAGGGGCTACCCGCTGCTGTGCTACCCGGTGACAAGCCTAGCCCTGGCTGGCGTGGACAGGGTCTTCGTCGTAGCGTCGCAATTCAACCTTAACGTGGTAGAGCTTGTCCTCGGCCACTGCCCATTCCGAGTTTCTGGCGTGCTAATATCGAGCCTCTCCACACTCGGCAACGGTTTCAGCCTTGTAGAGGGCCTCAGGGAGGCTGGCCTGAGAGGGTCCAGATGCCTGGCGGTGTCCATGGCCGATCACGTGTACCCTCCCAGCATAGCTAGGAGGCTGATTGAGGCTGGATGTAACACGCTCGGAGTAGACTCCAGGCCTAGGTATATAGAGGTGGGAGAGGCGACGCACGTTTCCCTAGAACCGGGGGCTGGCGTGAGGCTTGGAAAGGATGTTGAGGGATGTTGTGTCGACATAGGCATACACACGATAGAGGCGGGTATAGCCTCGATAGGCTGCATAGACCTTCCCCCCCGTGGTGAGGCCAGCGTGTCCCAGCTCATCACCTGCGCTGCCAGAAAGGGGTACACGTTCAAGCTTGTAGACGTGGACGGGGGCCCTTGGATGGAGGTCGACTCTCCCGAGGACCTAGAGAGGCTCCTGCAGGGTGACGGTCTGGAGGTCCTGGAGGCTGTTAGGAGTGAGTGGGGATTCTAAACCCACGGACGGCCCTGTCTCTAGATTTTTGAACAGGAGGATAGCCTCGGCTATAGCCTCCGCCATCATCGCCCTCAACTTGCCCCTCACCCCTAACATGCTCTCGCTAATATCGTTCCTGACGGCCGCCGCCGCTGCCCTGTTTATAGCGGGTGGCCAGCTCCTCGTAGGCGGCCTTCTAGTCCAGCTTTCATCGGTGCTGGACGGCGTCGACGGTATAGTTGCGAGGAGGCTGAGGGCCGCCTCCAAGGCAGGAGGCTTCCTGGACACAATGCTAGACAGGTACGCGGACACCGTCATATACCTGGCACTGGCATACGCAGCCGTCGCAACCCATGGTCTCGAAACGTGGGCTGTCCTCACAGCTGTGCTGGCAGTGTCGGGGGACATCATGGTAAGCTATCTCCACACCCGGGGCGAGAGAGACGCCGGTGTCCACCCATCCCTCGTCGGCCCCTTAGACTCCCTTGCCTCCAGGGATGTGAGGCTCCTCATAGTAGCAGTTATCACCGCGGCCGGAAGGCCTCTGGAGGCGATGGCGGCGGTGGCGCTTCTCTCACACGCCTACGTTGCCGTAAAGTCGATCTACCTGTTCTCCCTCCTCAAATCCAAGGGTGTCTAGACGGAGGGCTCCGTTAACGCTTAAATCCGGGGGGTCCAACTTTTATCATGGGGTTTTCAAAGTCTCGGAGCACCACTATCTAGCCTCCCCAGGGGCTCTTGATTAGCGTAAAATAACCCCCTTTAACTCTACATCCGGAGGTGACGTGGCGTGGTGCGTATAGTAGTCTTGGGGCAGGGTCTAGTTGCCACACACCTCGCAGTCGGCCTCGAGAGGATCAAATCCGGGGAACTCGAGCCTGTCGGTGTCCCCCTCGAGAGGTTCGAGTATGAGATACCTGTGAAGAGTCTTGAGATAGTCGGGTCTTTCGACGTAGACCCCGGGAAGGTGGGCAGAACTATATACCAGGTTGCCAAGGATATGCTGGGGAGCCAGCTGCCGGTGCCCCAGAGCCTTGAGGCGGTTAGGGTTGAGCGGGGTATACATGCTGGTAGCGTTAAGGGGCTAATCCCTGGTGCCCGTGGCCTGGATGAGGACCTGGGTATGGAGGAGGCTGTGGAGATTGTTGCTGACAGGCTTCAGCATTTAAGGCCGGACGTCGTTATCAACGTGATAACCACTGAGAGAGCAGAGCCCTTCGAGACGCTCGAGAGCGTTCGCGACAGGGTCAGGAGGGGGCTAGTTAGCGCGAGCCAGGCTTACGCCCTAGCTGTACTCAGGTATGCGGAGAGGGAGGCTAGGAGGGTTGCGCTGGTCAACGCCATACCAGCGCCTCTAGCTAACGATCCAGTACTAGTCTCGATGTTTGAAGAAGCCGGAAGCCTCCTTCTAGGCGACGATGGGGCGACGGGAGCAACCCCCCTTACGGCGGACCTGCTTGAGCATCTAGCAGAGAGGAATAGGAGGGTGCTTTCGATAGCCCAGTTCAACATCGGCGGCAACCTCGACTTCCTCGCTCTCACCCTTCCAGAGAAGAATATTATGAAGGAGAAGACTAAGAGTAGCGTCGTTAAGGACATACTGGGCTACGACGTCCCCCACTACATAAAGCCCACGGGCTTCCTGGAGCCCCTCGGCGATAAGAAGTTCGTTTCAATGCATATCGCGTGGAAGACTTTCAACGGCCTTGAGGACGAGCTCGTTGTGAACATGAGGATCAACGATAGCCCGGCTCTCGCTGGCCTCCTCGTCGACCTGGCGAGGATAAGCTATAGCCTGCTGGAGAGAGGGTACAAGGGTACTGTGTACGAGGTCAACGCGTTCTTTATGAAGAATCCGGGCCCAAGGGAGGCTCCAAACATAGCTAGGATTACGGCCTTCCAGAACATGGTGAAGCTCCTGCAGGGTCTAGGAGCCCTGAGTACCGGCTTGCCTGGGAGAAGGGCTTAGCCCTCGCCTCCACCTGCCTCTTTGTAGGTGCTTTCTATGCATGCGTCCATGCAATCCTGCGTCTCCTCTTTGCCAATGCCGTGCTTTTCTAGACACTCCTTTAGACACCTACACTCCCCCTCCTCCAGCGATGAGACTCTAAGCTCTGGTATGCCGGGAGAGGGGCTGACGGCGACTACCCGGCAGTCCTCGAAAACGAGTTCTAGGGCGTATGTGCTCAAGGCGACTCCCACAAGCTTCTTCCCGATGAGGAGGCTCAGCTCCTCAAGCGTCCTCTCGAGAGCCTCCTCTAGAGACTCCCTCCCGTTATCGCCGCTGCCCAAGATAGGCTGGCACCCCGCTAGCCATGGCCAGGGTTCAACACTACATTGGGCCGCGCAGCCGTATATAGGTATAGTTAGGTCTAAATGCGGCCTTCGATGCTGACCTACTCCCCGAGATAGAGCAGGTTAACTGTTCTCTCCCTGGGCCCGTCCATCTCCACGAACAGTATCCTCTGCCAGGTTCCTAGGGACAGCCTTCCCCCGACAACCGGTATGACCCTGCTGTCCCCTATGATTGTGTTGCCCAGGTGTGCGTGGGCGTTGACGTCCACAAGGTTATGCTTCCAGGGGCCCCCGGGCTTCGTTAGCTCCCTAATGAACTCCACTATGTCCTCCATAAGCCTGGGCTCGGCCTCGTTGACAGCCACAGCCGCGGTTGTGTGTGGGACGTACACAACCAGCAGGCCGTTCACACCGCCGACCGTCGAAAGCCACTCCTCTACCTTGCCAGTAACATCGAGGACCTGGAGCCTCCTCTCAGTCTTTACTGTGAAAGATCCAGTCTCCACCTTCAAACGCGGTCACCCAAGGGTCTATAGTATGCTCTACACGGTATTTAGGCGGCCACTGTAGGGTAGGGTTTCCTCAGTCTAGACCGAGTGGGAGGTATACCTGATATAACACCCTATCCACTCACATACTCTCTGGGGGGTGTAATCCCGTTGTCCAGCGTTCTGGAGATGCTCTGGGTGGAGAAGTACAGGCCCAGGAGCCTGGATGATATCGTCGACCAGAAGCATGTGGTCGAGAGGTTGAAACAGTTTGTAAAGCAGAGGAACATGCCACACCTCCTATTCGCAGGGCCCCCGGGCACGGGTAAGACGACTGCTGCCCATGCACTAGCCCACGATCTCTTCGGCGAGAATTACAGGCAGTATATGCTAGAGCTGAATGCTAGCGACGAGAGGGGTATCAATGTTATCAGGGAGAAGGTTAAGGAGTTTGCCCGTAGCAGGACGCCCCCGGAGATTCCCTTCAAGATCGTGCTACTAGACGAGGCTGACAACATGACGAGCGACGCCCAGCAGGCTCTCAGGAGGCTTATGGAGCTTTACAGCAGTGTCACAAGGTTTATACTGATAGCAAACTATCCCAGCAAGATTATAGACCCGATACAGAGCAGGTGCGCATTCTTCAGGTTCCAGCCCCTATCCAAGCAGGACGTTATCGAGAGGCTGAGGTATATAGCCGAGAACGAGGGTGTAGATTACGAGGAGGAGGCTCTGGACGCCATATACGAGATAAGCGAGGGCGACATGAGGAAGGCCATTAACGTCCTCCAAGCCGCCAGCTACCTCGGCAAGGTGACCGTCGACGCGGTGTACAGGGTAGTGGGTATGGCGAAGCCCAGAGAGGTTAGGGAGATGCTCGCCACCGCCCTGAAAGGCGACTTCACCGCGGCCAGAAGCCTCCTCCGGAAGATAATGATAGAGTATGGAATGAGCGGCGAGGATGTTGCCCGGCAGATACACAGGGAGCTATTCTCCACAGAGCTTAAGATGCCCGAGGAGCTTAGGGTTCTCGCAGCAGACTATCTGGGGGAGGTCCACTACAGGCTTGTGGAGGGTAGCGACGACGATATACAGCTCTCCGCCTTCCTCGCGTGGCTGACAATGATGTCGAGAAAACTGGAGGTATAGGGGGTTGCCGATAGTAGCCCGCTCGAGCCGCGTCCCCTGGGTTATTAAATACAGGCCCAAGCGCGTCGAAGATGTCGTTAACCAGGACCAGGCCAAGAAGATTCTAGTACCCTGGTTCAAGGCATGGCTAGAGGGCAGGAAGCCGGATAAAAGGGCGGCCCTCCTCTACGGCCCGCCAGGCGTTGGTAAGACGAGCCTCGTGGAGGCTATAGCGAGCGAGTTCAACCTGGAGATGATAGAGCTAAACGCCAGCGACTACAGAAGGAGGAGCGATATAGAGCGTATAGTCGGGGCCGCGTCCCGGAAGAGGAGCATGTTCAAGAGGGGCGTGGTAATACTGCTCGACGAGGTTGACGGGATAAACCCGAGAGAGGACGCGGGCGGTATAGAGGCTCTCCTCTCCGTCATAAAGACCACCGAGAACCCTATAGTCATGACCGCCAACGATCCGTGGAAAGACTTCCTCAGACCCCTCAGGGAAGTCAGCCTAATGGTGGAGTTTAGGCCTCTAACCCTGACCCACATAGTCGCGGTGCTCCAGAGGATCTGTGAGGCTGAGAGGATAGAGTGCGAGAGAGAGGCCCTACGCTACATCGCTGAGAGGAGTGAGGGCGACCTCAGGTCCGCGATAAACGACCTACAGGCAGTGGCCGAGGGCTATGGCAGAGTCACTCTAACCCTGGCCCGTGAGATAGTGAGGGGTAGGGAGAAGAGCATAGACATCTGGAGGACGCTGAACCAGGTGTTCTACAAGCCGAGGCAGGCGTGGATGGCGAGGAAGGCGGTTAGCCAGAGTGAGAAAGACTATGAGGAGCTGATAGCATGGATAAACGACAACATACCCAGGAAGTACGGGGAGCCCTCTGACCTGTTCAGAGCCTTCGACGCCCTGGCGAGGGCGACAGTCTTCCTGGGCAGAGCCAAGTTCGGGGGCAACTGGGAGCTGCTTTCGTATGTTTTCGACCTGATGGGCCCTGGGGTCGCCTACGCTAGGATGGAGGGGGAGGTCCTCAAGACTAGGTACTCCTACCCGGAGAAGATCAGGATGATGGCTCAGCTAAGGGGGGTTAGGGAGACTAGGGAGAAGCTGGCCGAGGTCCTGGCTAAAAGACTCCTTATGAGCAGGAGAGCTGTTAAAACAGAGGTGCTACCCATACTCCACTACATCTTCCGGAGCTCCAGAGACCCTACTAAGCCTGCCATGATAGCCCTTGAGTACGGGCTAACGGAGAAGATGGTCGAGCTTCTGGCGGGCCAGCGTAAAAGCGAGATTCTAAAGGCAATGGCCACCGTAAAGAAGGCGAGGCTAGGCGAGAAGCCCCTAGAACCCCAGGAAGCGAAAGCCAGGAGGAGAGGGGAGAAGGCTAGTAGAGATGAGGGTAGGAAGGCGGGGAAAAGGGAGAGAAAGGGCGTAGGCCTGGACTTCTTCCTAGGTGAGCAATAACGGCTAGGCTGCAATGCTGAAAAGGCTTCGGAGAATCAATTGAGAACTGGGCCAGCCCTCCTCCCCGCCCCGCCGACGGAGGGCGGTTGCCCGCGTCGATGAGGTGGGGAGCGCACGGGGCTGGCCATAGCTAGGTGACCCCGGGGCTTCCTACCCTCTCCTCCGGGTCTCCCTCCTCAGCTTCAGAAGGAGGTTCGTCGGCACCTCCACGTAAACTTCGCCCCGATCCTCGACTATACGTATCCCAAGCTTGGTCAGCCGCCTGGACTGTGTTGGACGGGATAGTTCGGCCAATAGGTCTTCAACCATGTAATCGGTGGGCTCCTCCCTCTTCGCCCTGATAAGGCTTGATAGGTGTATCTTGAAGCGTTCCTGTCCTGAAGCCTCTAGTATGTCGACCACTCCCCCCCTTAGCCTTGCGAATCCCTTTAGCAGCCTGAGCAGGGTCTCGAGGGGGTCCTCCCTAGTCATCTTCTCAGCTCACCCGCTATGTAGACCATCCTCTGGATGACCGTTATCCACACTAGCACGGCAGCCGCTGAGGCGAGAGCCAGGGCCGTCTGGAGGTTGTATATGGATATGGCAAGTATAGCTAGTATGGCGATGGATCTCTCACCCCTCTCCATGAGACCCCTACCTCTAACCTCTAGTCCGAGGCTCTCGCCCTTAGCCCGGAGATAAGGCACTATCAGGCCCCCGGAGAGCATAGCAATGACTATGAGGGGGTGGACCCCTGCTATGTATAGGGTGGCATGGTATAGTGAGTCTGAGATCCTGTCCAGGCTGGAGTCGAGGAACGAGCCCAGCGGTGAGACTCTGCCTGTAAACCTGGCCACAGCCCCGTCTACAGCGTCCAGTAGCAGGGAGAGGGCGATAAGGAGGAGGCTGGCCACGGGGGATATGTAGAGCCACGCTGGCAGGGCGGCGGCGGCGGCGACAGGGCTCGCCAGTGTGTAGATGTTTGGGTCCGGCGAGATCCTCGATAGGAATGAGGCTACTGTTGGGGCTATTCGAGCCTCGTAGAAGCTCCTTAGCCTGTTGAAAACGCCCAACCCGCGGCTACACCCCGCTCCAGCTGGTCGCCCAGGATAAGGTGGGCCAGCCTACACTCTTTAAACTGGAGAGCACACTCCTTAACCATGGGTAGGGTGGATATCGGGGGGTGTCTTAGTCTGAATTGGCGTTGAAGATAGCGTTCGTGTCGCGATATCCTCCTGTCCACTGCGGCGTCGGCGAGTACACCCGCATGCTGGCCTCGGGACTTAGGACAGTCCTGCCCTCTGCCTCGATTAGAGTTTACTCTACCGGGGAGGCCGGGTGGGAGAGGTATTATGACGACTCTCTCGGCGTCGAGGTTGTCCCGTCCTACATGAGGCGTGACACCTCCTATGAAGGCCTTGTGAGGAACCTCGAGGATGATGGCGGGGCCGATGTTGTTCATCTACAGCACGAGTACGGTATCTACGGGGACGGGCCGCGGATTGTGGAGGCGCTGCTTGAGATCTACAAAAGGGGGTTGGCCTCGGCTGTTGTGGCTACATTCCATACTGTAGTGCATAAGCAGAGCACAGCCAGCGGTGAGAGGCTAGAGACTCAGAGGAGGGCAAGCAGGCTCCACGCCATAATAACGCACAGCATACTCATGGAGTTCGAGCTCCAGGCCCAGGGCGTAGATCCCAGTGTCATAGTGAAG from Aeropyrum pernix K1 encodes:
- a CDS encoding inositol-3-phosphate synthase; amino-acid sequence: MVRIVVLGQGLVATHLAVGLERIKSGELEPVGVPLERFEYEIPVKSLEIVGSFDVDPGKVGRTIYQVAKDMLGSQLPVPQSLEAVRVERGIHAGSVKGLIPGARGLDEDLGMEEAVEIVADRLQHLRPDVVINVITTERAEPFETLESVRDRVRRGLVSASQAYALAVLRYAEREARRVALVNAIPAPLANDPVLVSMFEEAGSLLLGDDGATGATPLTADLLEHLAERNRRVLSIAQFNIGGNLDFLALTLPEKNIMKEKTKSSVVKDILGYDVPHYIKPTGFLEPLGDKKFVSMHIAWKTFNGLEDELVVNMRINDSPALAGLLVDLARISYSLLERGYKGTVYEVNAFFMKNPGPREAPNIARITAFQNMVKLLQGLGALSTGLPGRRA
- a CDS encoding secondary thiamine-phosphate synthase enzyme YjbQ is translated as METGSFTVKTERRLQVLDVTGKVEEWLSTVGGVNGLLVVYVPHTTAAVAVNEAEPRLMEDIVEFIRELTKPGGPWKHNLVDVNAHAHLGNTIIGDSRVIPVVGGRLSLGTWQRILFVEMDGPRERTVNLLYLGE
- a CDS encoding replication factor C small subunit, which encodes MLWVEKYRPRSLDDIVDQKHVVERLKQFVKQRNMPHLLFAGPPGTGKTTAAHALAHDLFGENYRQYMLELNASDERGINVIREKVKEFARSRTPPEIPFKIVLLDEADNMTSDAQQALRRLMELYSSVTRFILIANYPSKIIDPIQSRCAFFRFQPLSKQDVIERLRYIAENEGVDYEEEALDAIYEISEGDMRKAINVLQAASYLGKVTVDAVYRVVGMAKPREVREMLATALKGDFTAARSLLRKIMIEYGMSGEDVARQIHRELFSTELKMPEELRVLAADYLGEVHYRLVEGSDDDIQLSAFLAWLTMMSRKLEV
- a CDS encoding replication factor C large subunit gives rise to the protein MPIVARSSRVPWVIKYRPKRVEDVVNQDQAKKILVPWFKAWLEGRKPDKRAALLYGPPGVGKTSLVEAIASEFNLEMIELNASDYRRRSDIERIVGAASRKRSMFKRGVVILLDEVDGINPREDAGGIEALLSVIKTTENPIVMTANDPWKDFLRPLREVSLMVEFRPLTLTHIVAVLQRICEAERIECEREALRYIAERSEGDLRSAINDLQAVAEGYGRVTLTLAREIVRGREKSIDIWRTLNQVFYKPRQAWMARKAVSQSEKDYEELIAWINDNIPRKYGEPSDLFRAFDALARATVFLGRAKFGGNWELLSYVFDLMGPGVAYARMEGEVLKTRYSYPEKIRMMAQLRGVRETREKLAEVLAKRLLMSRRAVKTEVLPILHYIFRSSRDPTKPAMIALEYGLTEKMVELLAGQRKSEILKAMATVKKARLGEKPLEPQEAKARRRGEKASRDEGRKAGKRERKGVGLDFFLGEQ
- the pgsA gene encoding archaetidylinositol phosphate synthase; the protein is MGVFNRLRSFYEARIAPTVASFLSRISPDPNIYTLASPVAAAAALPAWLYISPVASLLLIALSLLLDAVDGAVARFTGRVSPLGSFLDSSLDRISDSLYHATLYIAGVHPLIVIAMLSGGLIVPYLRAKGESLGLEVRGRGLMERGERSIAILAILAISIYNLQTALALASAAAVLVWITVIQRMVYIAGELRR